From the genome of Lampris incognitus isolate fLamInc1 chromosome 17, fLamInc1.hap2, whole genome shotgun sequence:
GAGATTCTTCATATCCAAGACTCCACCTTCTGCTTAGATAGCCATGGGGAACTCAAAAAGTCACACCAGTATTATGACCAGGTGCAAGCACAAATGCTTGTCACCAACTGTACACTGTGCAACTTCGTCATCTGGACAGAGCCTGGGTTTCTCATCCTTAATGTGGAACGAGATGAAGACCGCATCTCCCATTTGATGGAGCAAACGAAGGTGTTTGTGGAAAAACATCTAATCCCTGAACTCATGAAAACAACAGAAACAGCGGAAGATGATAAAACAATATGCACTTGTAACAGACCAAGATTTGGAAAGATTATATGCTGTTCGAATCCCAACTGCAGTGTTAAACTGTACCACTATGACTGTGTGGGTATAAAAAGAAAGAGACAACCGTGGTTATGTGACCTATGTAAATAAATATGTTATATGTTATCTCTGATTTGTTTATTGTCTGTTACCTGTTGCTAGTTCCCTGCCTGTTATCTGCTCTCAATGATATTTCTGTAATGCAAATTTGGGTGACTGAAAAGcactataaataaatatgtattattattattattattattaaatagatGACATACAGGTAAATTAGGCACTGGCGCCCTCTAGCGCAGGTTTATTTTTTGTGCTTTTACTTGCATGGATAATAGAAAATAGCTGTTTGTGAAGGATAAAAGACAAGACAACTTCTTTTTTGTGCTCAATGTATATATTGTGTCAGATATAGCTCAGAGATCATTTTCATCTGTAGTCCCTGGGCAGGGAAGGGTAACAAAAAAATAGTGGGTCAACAGTTACACATAAATACAAATTATTAAAATCCAATACAGTTTTAATCTACAGTGAGGAAAAAAGATATGTGATAGGTGTTATGTGTTAAGACAACTAACTTGGTGATATGGTAATATATCTGCCTAACATTTAAGTTTATGTTCCCAAACATTCAGTTATGTTTCTTTCTTTCATGTGCTTTGTGTCTTGTTTATATTACGGCAAATATAGTTCTATGCCTAAAAAAACTCTAGAGGAAAGTAGCCAACACTTGACAACATGGCAAATGGTGAAGCGTTCTTAATGAATAAATTAATTTGCAATCATGTGAACCTCAGGCTTCTTCACAATGTGACACCATATCAAGGCAGCGATTTGTTTACAGTCTCATCCAATAAGTTTAGGTCTAAGATTACTTAAAGCACAGCACACTTTAAGAATGTCACTGGAGAGAGGCGCAAGTGTGAGAGGCAGAGTGTTTTTGAGAATCCGGAAGATCTTGATCCGCTCAATAGCTCGTTCCACGTGAATACGTAATGCTGAGAGCTGGCGGGCCCTCCCAACGTCATGCCCAGGCAGCTGTTCTCTCCCCTTCAGAAATGGAGGCATGACCAGTGTGGCACCACATCTAGCCAGTTCTCAAGCTTTCAAAAAAACCCTATCGGCCATAACCTGATCACCTGGATTGATGTTAGTGTAAAAGTTGGACCGTGCAGTGATTTCTTTGTCTGAGATCCTTCTTCCCCACATTCTGGAAACAAATGGTATAGTGCCATAGGGTGTGATGCCAATAAGAGCCTTGAGTGTGTTATGgtgtttgtaatttgaccagGTCTGGGCCCTAGCCCTGAGGTTGAATGGCCTGTCGATGAAAAACTCAGTGCAGTCAATAATGACAACGCGTTTTTTAAACCTTTTCTTAAACTTTTGAGGCATATTTTTTTCCGAGTTCCTCTGTAGATGGCCACGAGATTAAAACATCAAGTCGCTGGGTCCGCGGtgatgtagcggtctaagcatcggcgttgtgtcgatgcagttgcccactggggactggggttcgcgccccggtctcgtcagatccgactatggccggactcaatgaagaagcaatcattggcaacgctgtcttcgggagggcggCGGAGTAGACTTGTGTTCGTCACGCAAATGCGTCTCTGTATGTGTCGGAAAAGCAGTAGTTTGGCCTGGCGTCgctttgtcacgaaagtggggaggcggagagttgcagttggcgaacgcatgcagtacgagggtgggtgtttgaattaaaatagagatcgattggccactaaattgggagggaaaaattagaaataaatttaaaaaaagaccaAGCCGCTTGTCAAGGGCTGGTATGATTTGGTTAATTACATTTGAGACGCATGATGTCGACACTCCAAACCTAAAACCCAGGTCCAAATTGGTAAGTCCGTGTCGCAGCTTCATCAGCATTACCAAAAGTTGACTCTCTTTGGAGATAACCCTTCGTTCTGAGAAGAATGGTGAAATTAAGTTCAAAATCCATAAAAATGCAGCAAAATTTGGCGGTCCAGAATAAAATGTAAATAGTTTGCTTTTCCTCTTCTTTTCATTGTCTGCATCAGTCTCTGATGGCTGGGAGTTctcagaggagaaggacaactttGATGCCTTCTCTTTATAAAAGTCTCTTTCTAGGCACAGGCTATCAATCTCCTTCTGTAGACTTTCACATTTCTGTGTCAACTGCCCATTCAACTGCCTTAGAGCTGAGATTTCATCATGATTGTCACCTTCATACTGATTGTTCACATTTTCGGTGATGTCAGACATGGGCTCAGGTGCAGCAGagagtactgtagcgaattcgggggacaacgcaaccacagaaactgccgcggccgggaagcgaacccgtgtcgcccgcaccgcagaagacatcgctaactgctagactaaagggtcagacccgcgagccagcggccagcgtgtcttcttatccatgcacgttacactattcttTTTACAGCTCGTTCGTACCGAGCCTGTGAATCTCCTGCTCtcgtggaactggagttggccaaCTCGGGTCCCAGGTGTTGGGATGGGGCAAAATTAGAGATGCACCGATCGATCGGCACACGACCGGAATCGGCCGATTTTAAGCTGATCGGCCTTGACTCGTGCTCGGCCGGTCAGACGCATATATCCGATTCTGTGCCGATCAATTAGGGCTACGTGCATGCGCCGCACGATGGCGCACACGTGACGTTGCACGCACACCGAGGCTGTGAGACAGATCAGGGCTGCGACCTCACACACGCAAGCCAAAATGTCGGTAGTGTGGAAATTTTTCGCCGTCGATGAAGAAGACCCAAAGCTCGCAGTTTGCAACACATGCAAGATTAAAATAAGACGCGGAGGATTAATGTTGAAAACGTTTGGAACCGCAAACTTAATCAGACACTTAAGAAACCACCACCCCGGCGAGTATGCCAAATTTGATGAAGCTAACAAAGGCAAGGTAGCCCAGCTGCCCATGCTACCGTTCTCAACACACAACGAAAAGTGCAAAATAATTTCGCGGAAAATTATGGAGTTCGTAGATTTGGAAGTTACAAAAAATGTTTGTGTTTGCTGTCAATTATTGTTGTTAGGGGAAAAAATCGGAATCGGCAGGTCAGACTACTAACAAATCGGAAATCGGAATGGGTCAAGAAAACTGAAATCGGTGCGTCTCTAGGCAAAATCAGGGTGGGTATCGTCAGAGCTTGGCCGACCTGCATAATAagaataatgtaacgtgcatggataagaagacaggcgatgtctcctgcggtgcgggtgatacgggttcgcttcccggccgcggcagctcctgtggttgcgttgtcccccgaattcgctacattggtgtcagcagtgggatggagcgaccgtaaggccatcggaagcgtaggcgctctgaggcgtgaaggagctgaaatgctttagcgcggggacgcgcttcccgaaggaggggggggggtgtgtagtgtaacgtgcatggatgagaacacacgctggccgctagctggcgagtctgaccctttagtctagcggttaccGTTTTACCCTCTGTATCCACAGACTTCGCTGGGTAGATTTAGATTTCTCTGGTGGAAAACGGAAAAAGCCTAAAAACCTGTTTGCCGGGGTACATTTGACATTGCAGCCCCACACGCGGCACGATTTCGGCATTCTGAAAATGAATTTGTCCGTTCAACTGGCGCTATCTAACCGTTATGCACGTTAGCTACTAGGCACTACCCAGCTACTAGAATCCACCCGGAAGTAGCTTGGCGCTCTTTGTTTACAAACATTCTGATCTCACGTCGTAATTGAATCACAAAGTACAAAAcgtttaaattttattttattgctttcAAAGCGGATGGGACACGGGTATATATGTACACAGACGAGTTCACCGTTACGTCAGAggggttccatggtgtaatggttagcactctggactctgaatccagcgatccgagttcaaatctcggtggaACCTGTCTGTTTTCCAACTTGTAGCTTAACAACGTGTTTCTACTCTCCGTTCTTTCCTGGTACGAGTAGATTTCGCCGCCTCGGTTTTTCCGCCCTGCTTCCCTCCCAGCAAGTCCCTCGGCCTCGCAGAACGTCACTCGCTACACGTCCGCTGACAACGCCGCAGCGTGTCAATGGGTTGCGTGTAGATTCAACATGGCGACCTCCACGTCGCTGCGTTGCTGTTTACTCTGTCGCTCACGCTTCAACACGCTGCGCGTTCATCGCGCTAAACAAGAGGACCCCGCCGCCGCAAGGGAAACGAGCAGACGTCCCGTCTACCAGCCAAGGCTGTGGTACGGAACCCGGGGCTCAGATAATACACAGGTACATTTCGCATTGGCAGATGCTACGCTAACTACAGTTACAACAAACCTGTGTAAAATAGAAACAATGAAAACGCATCGCACCCCGGAGAACATTTGCCTGAACGTAGAGTGGATCCACACCTCAATATCAATCAATATatgacaggtttttttttaattttatttattgttGCAGGATGCCCAAATACACATTCCGGTGGGTAAGTATGCGATTTGAGTTTGACCTTAATTTAAGGGTGTAGCTCAAACCACTTCCCCCGTAATTTCTTGCAGTCGCTGTTTTATACGGTTCTGCTTTGGTGTACGTTTCCTTGTGTTGGCAGATCGTCTGACCGTATCGTACAGTCGAAGCGGTGGTCCGGGTGGTCAGCATGTAAATAAAGGTACCGGCCTTTCCATTCAACAATCAGTGTTTTAGGTGGAGACACCAACCCCACAAAGTCACCAAAGCCCATGACTTGCAAGTAATACATTTCGCCTGCGTTTCATATGATATGACATGTCGACCGACTGATCAGCTATAGGAGTGCTCATGATATGTTGTCAcgtgctccaccccccccccgtgtgtgtgtgtgtgtgtgtgtgtgtgtgtgtgtttgtgtgtgtgttttgcactaCAGTAAGCACAAAAGCAGAGGTCCGATTCCATGTGCAAACGGCAGACTGGATCCCAGAGGATGTCCGGCAGAAAGTCCTTGAAAAAGTTGGTGTTTAAATGTCAATTCCCTGTCTACCACACATTTTGCTTGACTAAGACTTTGGCAAATAGAAGACTGACAATGTGAAACTACCTGTGCATTTATGTCAGCTGTAACAACTATTTTTTCTGAATTGTCAGTGTCAGGGTTAatatgcctgtctgtgcccctgatcaaggctactactactactactactactactactactactactactactactactactactactactactactactactacttccagctgctcccgttagggggtgccacagcggatcatccgtttccatttcttcctgtcttgtgcatcttcttctgtcacaccagccacctgcatgtcctccctcaccacatccataaacctcctctttggccttcctcttttcctgttgcctggcagctccatgttcagcatccttctcccagtatacccagcatctctcctccacacatgtccaagccatctcaatcttgcctctcttgctttgtctccaaaccgtccaacctgagctgtccctctaatatactctttcctaatcctgtccttcctcgtcactcccagtgaaaatcttagcatcttcaactctgccatctccagttccgcctcctgtcttttcgtcagtgccactgtctccaaaccatataactagctggtctcactaccatcttgtaacccttccctttaactcttgctggtacccttctgtcgcaaatcactcctgacactcttctccacccactccaccctgcctgcactctcttcttcacctctctcctgcactcccccttactttggacagttgaccccaagtatctaaactcatatgcctttgtcacctctactccttgcatcctcaccattccgctgtgaccctgagcaaggcaatgggaagaaataactggagttggtccccgggtgctgaacggcagctgcccagtgctcctagctacacagctaggatgggttaagtgcagagagtacatttcatttgtatgcatgtacaaaatgactaataaagaatagtctgtctatctatctatctatctgtcggtgtgtgtgtgtgtgtgtcagccagggttgacctttcacagatatatttCCTCTTTAATACAATGGTGGTTACATTTGCTGAAATGGGATCATATTTTTGTACTTGTGAGTAGTTTATTCTGCTCttgcattcattttttttaagaaaaagccATGGATAAGAGCGTAAGCCTACATACAGTTTTTAACTTTAAAAATGAGTAAATTTGAATAAAGTTGTATTTACAAAACACCTGTGGGGAAAAATCCTTTTAAAAAAATAGTTTGCTTTTTAGtatttttttaaaagaaatatTTTTAGAGATCTTCTTAAAAGCTGTGACATATATGAGTAATAAAACTTTTACCTAATGAAATAATAGGCATTCACTGATCTGTTATTGAGAATGTTTTGGGTCCACCGCCGGTCAGCAGGACAGTACTTGATGAAACTCTCTTTGTGGAACAGAACAAGAACCGCATCAATAAAGCAGGGGAGCTCCTGGTGACCTCCGAGCTAAGCAGGAACCAGCAGCGAAACCTTGCCGACTGCATACAGAAAGTCTCTGACATCTTAGCACAGGCCAGCGAGAAGCCATATGAACCAACAGCAGAAGACATAGCACTCAGGGAGGGCAGGTATATATCAGGGCAGCAAGACACGTACGATAATGGCTAAAACCATTTACATTGATGAGGAAACGTGTTTAACAGGCATTTGATGTCTTATTCATGCAGGTTGGACAGGAGGAACAAGGAGCGACTAAAGCAGAAGAAGGTCCATTCAGCAACCAAGCAGAGCAGACGAGTGGATTTTGACTGAAGGGAAGTGATTTGTCTGAGGTGGTCACCTTGCTTGATGACTCCATAATAACTCGTAATAAAACGtcttgttgttttactccattgagctcataatattttttatgatAATAATATGtccaccattatccaaaccgcttatcctgctctcagggtcgcggggatgctggagcctatcccagcagtcactgggtggcaggcggggagacaccctggacaggccgccaggccatcatagacacattcacacctagggacaatttagtacagccgattcacctgacctacatgtgtttggactgtgggaggaaaccgaagcacctggaggaaacccacacagacacagggagaacatgcaaactccacacagaggacaacccgggacgacccccaaggttggactaccttgggaCTTGAAcctaggactttcttgctgtgaggcaaccgcgctaaccactgcaccaccatgcttgcATAACAATATACTATATGatgataatatatatattatattatgatACAAATAGCATCATAATATTTTTCTTATGCCAAAATGCTGCTACAGTTATCGATTGTATCTTCCTTGGTAAAATGCTCAAGTGAAAAAAGTTGCTAATTAAAAGATGCAAGTGACGGCCCAAATGTTGGAAACACTTAACAATATAGGTGTATTAACGATATAAACCGAGTCTAAGAGCCTTAGGATGATGCCATTTAAACGTTAATGTTCCTGAACCCACGAATAGTTACTGATGTTTGGGTCTGTCCGCTGGGGAGTCCTTGAAAGGTCTCTTACTTTACTGCGGTGTCCATAAAAGTGGTATCAAATTTGTTTGCTACTTCAACACTTTATGACTCAGCTTTTGCACAGCGTATTTATTTATGATTTTATTACTTCAAAACAAAAATCCAATTTCCTttggtctgttggtctgtctatgAGAACAGGAGAGGGAAATCTTTATCCTACCCACTAGGGGAATTATTTTTGTATCAAGCAGTTAAAAACATCcatcatccttccatccatccattatctgaaccacttatcctgctctcagggtcacggggatgctggagcctatcccagcagtcactgggcggcagacggggagacaccctggacaggccgccagaccatcacagctaAAAACACATATCAAACATGTAAAAGACATTTTACAGTAACAAAAGAGTCCTTGATACAGTCATAATCTAGGTACAttgatcagccaaaatattaaaacctcTGATATGTAAGTGAataaataacattgattatctcattatgtTGAAacttgtcaaggggtgggatatattaggcagcaagtgaacagtcagttcttgaagtggatctgttgaaagcaggaaaaatgggcaagcgtaaggatctgagtgactttgacaagggccaaattgtgacggctagacaactgggtcagagcatctccaaaacagcaggtcttgtggggtgttcccagtatgcagtggtcagtacctaccaaaagtggtccaaggaaggacaaccagtgacacgacgacagggtcatgggcacccaaggctcactgatgcgcgtggggagcgaaggctagcc
Proteins encoded in this window:
- the mrpl58 gene encoding peptidyl-tRNA hydrolase ICT1, mitochondrial — its product is MATSTSLRCCLLCRSRFNTLRVHRAKQEDPAAARETSRRPVYQPRLWYGTRGSDNTQDAQIHIPVDRLTVSYSRSGGPGGQHVNKVSTKAEVRFHVQTADWIPEDVRQKVLEKNKNRINKAGELLVTSELSRNQQRNLADCIQKVSDILAQASEKPYEPTAEDIALREGRLDRRNKERLKQKKVHSATKQSRRVDFD